The window CGAATCAAATAGTCATGTGGAGTGACGCCGACGGACTTCTTGAAGGCGCGAACGAAGTAGCAGACGGACAGATTCGCGAGGCTTGCAAGCAGTTCAACGCTGATCCGCCGATCGATATTACCATCAATATGTTCGCGAATCCGACGCAGCGCTCTCGGGGGCAACCCGCCGCGGGCAACTCCGCCGGACTGACTGGGACTGGGAAGACCGGACGGCGGTGAACCAGTGTTGAGCTGGGCAAGGATCGGCTGAAGCGCCTCCATCGAACCGTTGTGGTCGCATTCGTTCACATCCCTGAACATTGTGGTCCTCCTTGATCAGTCTTGGACGCCACTCGGCAACATCGCGAGGTGCGCGCTGGCTGCTTCGTCATGGCCTTCAGGATGATCGCAGTCCGGCACGACACCAATCGTGCCAGCGTGTGGTCGCCTCATACCTTGGTGTGCGCGCAGATTCGGAGGTCGGGTTTGTCCTTCGGCTGCGCTGCCGAGAGCGGTCATACCTATGGGTGATGATCTTTTCGGCGCCTGTCGTGCTATGGATCTCTCTCGGCCCACGATTGGAGCGCGAAATGAAACAGGCGCAGGGCGAACGCCCTATCGTACGCATCATCGACGACGATACGTCGTTGGGCGACGGCCTGAGCAGCCTGGTACGTTCGGTGGGATTGAACGCGAATATCTATAGTTCGACGCAGGAGTTCCTGACCGCGGACAATCTGGCTGACCCCGGCTGCATTGTGCTCGATGTCCGCCTGCCGGGGACCAGCGGCCTGGACTTCCAGGAGCAACTCGCCGAGCTCGGAATCCGATTGCCTGTGATCCTCATGACAGGGCACGGCGACATTCCGATGTCGGTACGCGCCATGAAGGCCGGGGCGATCGATTTCCTCGCGAAGCCGTTCCGCGACCAAGACATGATCGATGCGGTGACCGCTGCGATCGCCCGTGACCAGCTGCGGCGTGCCAGTGAGGAGCAGGCCGTCGCGATCGTCGATCGCTACACGACCCTGTCACCGCGTGAACGCGAGGTGATGGCCCTGGTCACTGCGGGGCGCATGAACAAGCAGATCGCTGGAGAGCTTGGCTTGAGCGAGGTGACGGTCAAGATTCATCGCGGTGCGGCGATGCGAAAGATGGGTGCGCGCTCACTCGCCGAATTGGTCCGCATGGCGGATGCGCTCAAGAACAGGACGTCGTGAGTAGGGCTCGACGAGCTTCTGCATGCGCTGCTTGCAGGAACAGTTCAGCCATCGCCTCCAGGGAATAGCCAAATGGCTGCCGGACAACTGATTTCGATCGTCGATGACGACACCTCCATGCGTGAGGCGCTCGTCGGGCTCGTTCGCTCGCTGGGTTACGATGGCCGTGGCTTTGCATCGGCCAAGGACTTTCTCGCATCTGATGACCTTGGACTGTTTACTTGCGCCATCACCGACATCCAGATGCCCGAGATGAGCGGCTTCGAACTCAAACAAGAACTCGACGTTCGCCATGGAACGCTTCCCGTGATCATGATCACGTCTCGCGCGGACGCGGATCTCGAAGGCAGAGCGCTGTCGAGCGGCGCAACCTGCTTCCTTCGCAAGCCCTTTGACGCCGAAACATTGCTGAACTGCCTTGAAAGGATACTCGGCGTTTAGCCTTTTCCGCCCGCAGGATCAGCGCAGCTCGCCGATGCCATCCTTACGAGGGCGTGCATCTTGACCTCCCTCCGACATCAGACTCCCACCATTGGAGCAGACTCCGACAATCCCGCAGCTGCACCTCCGCAATAGTCTGCACACCAGTTGGCGGATTCGGACCGGGCGCCATCAATTTGGAGACCTCGTGATGAAGCTCGTGCGGTGGATGGCGATTGTCGGTTGTCTCCTGGTTGTGAATTCTGGCGCCCAGGCACGCTCGAGCTACGACGGGGCCTGGGATCTTGTTTTTGTGACACAGAAGGGGACCTGCGATCAGAGCTACAGCTTCTCCGTCAACATTTCCGACGGGATCGTCACGCATCCGAATCTCGTCAAGTTCAGGGGCAACGTCACGCGATCCGGCGCGGTCCGCGCATCGGTCACGGTTCATGACAAATACGCCTCCGGCGTCGGCCGGCTCTCCGGCGACGCCGGTCAGGGACGCTGGAGCGGCTATTCGGGATCTGCACGCTGCTCCGGGTATTGGACGGCCAGGCGAAACTAACCGCCGACGACTCTATCGCAACATTAGCCTAGCCGCGGCAAGGACGTCCAAGCGAAGGGAATGCCCCTGGTGTTTGATCGCCGAAGGATCAGGATTTTCTCGTCGCAGGATCGGTGATTGACGGGGTCGCAAAGGAACTAGCGCATGCCGCTCTACACGGTTACGACACCGGATGGCTTCCTGTCCGCTGAGCAGAGGGATGTCATCGCTGCCGAGCTGACCCGCATCTATACGACGATCAACCAGGTCCCGGCGAACTTTGTCCATTCGATCTTCCTGACCTACCCCAGAGGTCACGCTTACGTCGCGGCAAACCCTTCGCCGATCGCCTCGATCATCGGGACCATCCGCGGCGGCCGCGCGCCTGAGCAGAAGACGCGGCTCATCAAGGCCATCTGGACGATGTTCCAGGACAACACAAGCGTCTCCGACAGCGACCTCTCGGTCGCACTCCAGGAGATCCCGCCCAGTCAGGCGATGGAGAATGGGGTGATCATGCCGGAAGTCGGGCACGAGCAGGCGCGGTGACGATTCATCAAGTTCTGAGAGCCGGCGCGATCCCAGGACCCGCTGCCTGACGACAACGACAGAGAAACAGCCACTGCTGTAGCGGAAGGACGTTTGGCATGGACATGTCGTCCGTAGATGACAAAGAGCAGAGCACGCCAAGCGAGGCAAAGGTGGAAGCCGCGCGCAGTCCGACGCGGGTGCCGTCGATCATCGTCAGCCTCGTCGCAATCGGCGTCGTATCGCTTTCGACCTTCTATCTCTTGCGACCGGAGCCGCTGCTCGTGCAGGGTGAGGCCGACGCGACGCGGTTCGACATCGCCGCCCGTGTCGACGGTCGGGTCAAGGAGATCCCGGTGGAGCGCGGTCAGAACGTGCCGGCTGGGGCCGTCCTCGTCCGCATCGACAATCCAGAGACTTTGGCCAAGCACGAGCAGATGAAAGCCGCGAAGGCAGTTGCTGACGCACAGCTCGCCAACGTGCTGGTCGGAACGCGGGTGGAGACCATTGCCGCGCGCAAGGCAGAAATGGAGCGTGCCCAGGCTGGACTGGTGCTGGCGCAGAAGACATTCGACCGCACCCACACCCTGACCGAGCAAGGCAACGCGCCGCAAGCGCGACTCGACCAGGCGACTGATGCGCTGCACGAAAGCGAGCGCGCGGTCGATCAGGCCAAATCTGCGTACGAGCAGGCGGTCAACGGCTACACCAAGGAGGAACGGGCGATCGCGAAGGCCAATGTCGAGAAGGCCGACGCCGATATCCAGAGCGTTCAATCCGTGATCGACCAGCTCTTGGTCTATGCTCCGGTCGCCTCGCAGGTCTATCAGCGCAACGTTGAGCCGGGCGAATACGTCTCGCCGGGCGTACCGCTCGTCACCCTGATCGATCTCAACGACGTCTGGATCCACTTCGACCTGCGCGAAGACCTCGTCAAGAACCTGAAGGTCGGCGATCGCTTCGATGTCCGCATTCCAGCCCTCGCCAACCGCTCCGTGACGGTCAAGGTTAAGCTCATCGCGACCAAGGGCGAATATGCAAGCTGGCGCGCCACGCGTGCCTCTGGGGATTTCGATCTGCGGACGTTTTCGATCCGCGCCTATCCCGTGCAGCGGGTGCCCGAGCTGCGACCGGGGATGAGCGCCTATCTCGACTGGCGGTCGCGGCAATGAGGGCGGCTTCCAGGCCCGGATTTTGGCTGGTCGCGCAGCGCGAATGCCGCTGGCTGTTCCGTGATCGTGTGGCGCTGCTCCTGATCTTCGGCGTGCCGCTGTTCGCATTCGTGGTTCTCACGACAGTATTCAGTCATCCCGTCATTCGCGGGCTCGGGGTGACGGTCGTCGACGAGGACAAGTCGGACGCCTCGCGCGCCCTGGTGGAATATGTTGCGGCGTCCCCCAGTTTGAAGGTCGTCGACCGCTCCGGCACGCTGTCCACGGCCGTTAATGACATACGCTCCGGCAAGTCGATCTCGGCTGTCTACATCCCGCCGGATTTCGAGCGCGACCTGAAGGCAGCGCGGCGCCCGCAGGTCGTCGGGTTCTATAACCAGCAGTTTTTGACCCCCTCCGGCATCGCATCCTCGGGTCTGAACGATTCGCTGTCCGCCGCGGCGGTCGTGGCCGCACCCGCCAGTCGCGCGGCGCCGGCACCGGCGTCCTTGGGAGCGCTCCAGGCGGAGACGATGGCACTGGTCAATCCGCAGAAGAACTATGCGCAGTTCCTGCTGCGCGCGCTGCTGCCGACCATCATCCATGTGGTGATCACGCTCGCCGCCGGCTACTCCGTCGGCTCCGAATTCCGCCGCCGCGACGCGCGGACCTGGCTCGAAAGCGCCGGCGGCGATCCGCTCGTCGCGCTGGCCGGCAAGCTCGCGCCGCTGTTCTGCATCTTCTTCCTGATCATGCTGGCCGAGCCGCTGTTCCTGGAGGGCATGCTGGCGATCCCCTTCAAGGGCGATCTGCCGTTGATGATCGCCGCGGCGACGCTGCTGATCATCGCCTATCTGTCGCTCGGCGCCCTGCTCCAGCTGCTGGTCGGCGATCTCGCCACCGGGCTGGGGCTTGCGGGTCTCATTGCCTCGCCGGCGTTCGGTTATGCCGGCGTCGGCTTTCCTACCATCGGCATGAATGCCTTTGCGCAGACATGGGGCGCGATCCTGCCGCTGCGCTGGTACATGGCCGTCCTGCTCGGACAGGCGGCGCGGGGACTGCCGGTCGCCGATTCCGCCATTCCCTTCGCCGCGCTTGCGGGCCTCGCTTTGCTCTTTGCCGGCCTCGCGCTGCTCCGCATGGCGAACGTCACCCGTAAGGGCTGGTTTTCGGTCGCGCGTGCTGCGGAGCCGTCCGAGGCGAGCCACACACCGCGCGGCATCGGCGGCGCCTTCACGGCGGAGTGGCGGCGGGTTCTGGGAACGCGGAGCGCCTTCAGCCTGCTGTTTCTCGCGCCCCTCGTCTACGGCATCTATTATCCGCAGCCCTATCTGAACCAGATCCTTCGCAAGCTTCCCATCGCGGTCGTCGACAATGATCTCAGCGATCTCAGCCTGCAGATCGTCGAGACGCTGGATGCGAGCGGTGCCTTGAGCGTGACGGTTCGCGCCCGAACGCTGGCCGAAGCGCGCACCGCGATCGATCGCGGGCAGGCCTTTGCCGCCGTCGAGATTCCGCCGAACACCGAGCGCGACGTGCTCAAGGGCATCACCGCCCATATCCCGGTCTATGCGGACGCAACCTATCTGTTCATCTTCAGATCGAGCGCCAGCGGCGTGGCCACCGCCATCGGAACCTTGGCCTCCGAGCTCGTCTCGCGCGGCGCGCGTTCGGATGGCAGCCTCATCAAGGCGAAGCTCGCGGCGTCGAGCCCGGCCAACGTGCTGCTGCAGCCGATCTTCAACCCGGTGGGCGGCTATGCGAGCTACGTCGTTCCGGCGGCGTTCATTCTGATCCTGCAGCAGACCCTGCTGATCGGCGCGGCCATGTTGACCGGAACCGCACTGGCGGCAAGAGGCGGAGCCTTCGCCGGCGTGCTCGGCCGCGGCATCGCGCATCTGACCATCTACCTTCCCGCGCTCGCGCTTTACGTCATCGTGCTGCCCCGC is drawn from Bradyrhizobium diazoefficiens and contains these coding sequences:
- a CDS encoding helix-turn-helix domain-containing protein, with product MFRDVNECDHNGSMEALQPILAQLNTGSPPSGLPSPSQSGGVARGGLPPRALRRIREHIDGNIDRRISVELLASLANLSVCYFVRAFKKSVGVTPHDYLIRRRVERTMQLLSGTDMPLSQIALEAGFADQSHFSRRFRQHVGMSPRHYRWLRP
- a CDS encoding response regulator transcription factor, with the translated sequence MKQAQGERPIVRIIDDDTSLGDGLSSLVRSVGLNANIYSSTQEFLTADNLADPGCIVLDVRLPGTSGLDFQEQLAELGIRLPVILMTGHGDIPMSVRAMKAGAIDFLAKPFRDQDMIDAVTAAIARDQLRRASEEQAVAIVDRYTTLSPREREVMALVTAGRMNKQIAGELGLSEVTVKIHRGAAMRKMGARSLAELVRMADALKNRTS
- a CDS encoding response regulator transcription factor, with the translated sequence MAAGQLISIVDDDTSMREALVGLVRSLGYDGRGFASAKDFLASDDLGLFTCAITDIQMPEMSGFELKQELDVRHGTLPVIMITSRADADLEGRALSSGATCFLRKPFDAETLLNCLERILGV
- a CDS encoding tautomerase family protein, which codes for MPLYTVTTPDGFLSAEQRDVIAAELTRIYTTINQVPANFVHSIFLTYPRGHAYVAANPSPIASIIGTIRGGRAPEQKTRLIKAIWTMFQDNTSVSDSDLSVALQEIPPSQAMENGVIMPEVGHEQAR
- a CDS encoding HlyD family secretion protein produces the protein MDMSSVDDKEQSTPSEAKVEAARSPTRVPSIIVSLVAIGVVSLSTFYLLRPEPLLVQGEADATRFDIAARVDGRVKEIPVERGQNVPAGAVLVRIDNPETLAKHEQMKAAKAVADAQLANVLVGTRVETIAARKAEMERAQAGLVLAQKTFDRTHTLTEQGNAPQARLDQATDALHESERAVDQAKSAYEQAVNGYTKEERAIAKANVEKADADIQSVQSVIDQLLVYAPVASQVYQRNVEPGEYVSPGVPLVTLIDLNDVWIHFDLREDLVKNLKVGDRFDVRIPALANRSVTVKVKLIATKGEYASWRATRASGDFDLRTFSIRAYPVQRVPELRPGMSAYLDWRSRQ
- a CDS encoding ABC transporter permease, which produces MRAASRPGFWLVAQRECRWLFRDRVALLLIFGVPLFAFVVLTTVFSHPVIRGLGVTVVDEDKSDASRALVEYVAASPSLKVVDRSGTLSTAVNDIRSGKSISAVYIPPDFERDLKAARRPQVVGFYNQQFLTPSGIASSGLNDSLSAAAVVAAPASRAAPAPASLGALQAETMALVNPQKNYAQFLLRALLPTIIHVVITLAAGYSVGSEFRRRDARTWLESAGGDPLVALAGKLAPLFCIFFLIMLAEPLFLEGMLAIPFKGDLPLMIAAATLLIIAYLSLGALLQLLVGDLATGLGLAGLIASPAFGYAGVGFPTIGMNAFAQTWGAILPLRWYMAVLLGQAARGLPVADSAIPFAALAGLALLFAGLALLRMANVTRKGWFSVARAAEPSEASHTPRGIGGAFTAEWRRVLGTRSAFSLLFLAPLVYGIYYPQPYLNQILRKLPIAVVDNDLSDLSLQIVETLDASGALSVTVRARTLAEARTAIDRGQAFAAVEIPPNTERDVLKGITAHIPVYADATYLFIFRSSASGVATAIGTLASELVSRGARSDGSLIKAKLAASSPANVLLQPIFNPVGGYASYVVPAAFILILQQTLLIGAAMLTGTALAARGGAFAGVLGRGIAHLTIYLPALALYVIVLPRIYGFSTLGHLPQILALASVFLLATSFMGQAVGTWFTRPENATILLLATSLPQFFMAGFAWPREAIPDVALAFGRLFPADSAIDGLVRINQLGAGIWEVAHDWIALWCLALGYFALAVISAFAVSRRQRHAQP